Proteins found in one Desulfobacterales bacterium genomic segment:
- a CDS encoding general secretion pathway protein GspB — MTRREKIILLIMAMVVVYGGYLLFVPPADIEEYPAGDTAELKEVKRIVVDAAAELRDNDLSRAEVHAIARAESGWIRDDLFVDRPQPRPADTDAGVGNPLAADFLYSGFLQVGKVRMAIINGLEYRSGETIEPGDFIIRSILPRKVVIEMTGQHPDFASFPPESRRILVPLAE, encoded by the coding sequence ATGACCCGACGAGAAAAAATTATCCTGCTGATCATGGCAATGGTGGTCGTTTACGGCGGCTATCTGCTGTTCGTGCCCCCGGCGGACATCGAGGAGTATCCTGCCGGAGATACGGCTGAACTGAAGGAAGTGAAGCGGATAGTGGTTGATGCGGCCGCCGAACTGCGCGATAATGATCTTTCCAGGGCCGAGGTCCATGCCATTGCCCGGGCCGAGTCCGGCTGGATCCGGGACGACCTGTTTGTCGACCGGCCGCAACCGCGCCCGGCCGATACCGATGCTGGTGTGGGAAATCCCCTGGCGGCTGATTTTCTCTACTCCGGTTTCCTCCAGGTCGGCAAGGTCAGGATGGCGATCATCAACGGCCTGGAGTATCGAAGCGGCGAGACCATTGAACCCGGCGACTTCATCATCCGGTCGATCCTGCCGCGCAAGGTGGTTATTGAAATGACCGGGCAGCACCCGGACTTCGCCTCTTTTCCGCCTGAATCAAGGAGAATTCTTGTGCCGCTGGCGGAATAA
- the pilQ gene encoding type IV pilus secretin PilQ → MTTSLTHLINRGPWPVVAMVMAALLAGCAPAAKTGPKQTDTFTRWQQRVETSRPHSPSLKARDIALPEPKSREKTAEKKSAPGRALPTKNVTMSMRNTDVNVILRALAQAAGQNIMMNAGVKGTTQVDVKNTPWNQVFLAILRTRGLTYAWEGNIIRVMSVEDLEHDLKIEEVQQQRKSRQMESKKVGPLLTRVIPLNFYTIDRLKEFSSIEKNINTSSDTTSTDQKSNKKKIEELFEKLLTKDENGKEIGSVTADTQTNSLVVHALRDDLAKIVALVEKLDRPTIQVLLEAHIIETTKGTARALGIQWAGAYAGNGPDGNNHWITAGANASGVTGGSLNTAVDPLAGNVVNLPADLTASTLLAAGNGLTIGFVGQKIGSYLLDVQLSALEAANKLNILSTPSITTLDNQMAVIESGKTVPFQTVDSTGNINIDFKDATLRLEVTPHVIDQGQLKLMIIINKDEVDFTQTVAGNPTIIKKTAMTNLILADGATTVIGGLSKESDSRANSGIPYLQDLPGVGKLFKNNNNSSSMEEVLIFITPHILKQKTDAAAYGRR, encoded by the coding sequence ATGACTACCAGTTTAACCCATCTCATCAACAGAGGACCGTGGCCCGTTGTCGCCATGGTGATGGCCGCTCTCCTGGCGGGGTGCGCTCCGGCCGCCAAAACCGGCCCGAAACAGACGGATACCTTTACCCGGTGGCAGCAACGGGTGGAGACCTCACGGCCCCACTCCCCCTCGCTCAAGGCAAGGGACATCGCCCTGCCGGAGCCGAAGTCCCGGGAGAAAACAGCGGAAAAAAAATCCGCGCCAGGCCGGGCCCTGCCCACCAAGAACGTAACCATGTCCATGCGCAACACGGATGTCAATGTCATCCTCCGCGCCCTGGCCCAGGCTGCCGGCCAGAACATCATGATGAACGCCGGGGTCAAGGGAACCACCCAGGTTGACGTCAAGAATACCCCCTGGAATCAGGTCTTTCTGGCCATACTCCGGACCAGGGGGCTCACCTATGCCTGGGAGGGCAATATCATCCGGGTGATGTCCGTCGAGGACCTGGAGCATGACCTGAAGATCGAGGAGGTCCAACAGCAGCGAAAGTCCAGGCAGATGGAGTCGAAAAAGGTGGGGCCGCTCCTGACCAGGGTCATCCCGCTCAACTTCTATACCATCGACCGGTTAAAGGAGTTCAGCAGCATTGAAAAAAACATCAACACCTCGTCCGACACCACCAGCACCGATCAGAAGAGTAATAAGAAAAAAATAGAGGAACTTTTTGAAAAACTGCTGACCAAGGACGAAAACGGCAAGGAGATCGGCTCGGTCACCGCGGACACCCAGACCAACTCCCTGGTGGTCCACGCCCTGCGGGACGACCTGGCCAAGATCGTGGCCCTGGTGGAGAAACTGGACCGCCCCACCATCCAGGTGCTGCTTGAGGCCCATATCATCGAGACCACCAAGGGTACGGCCCGGGCCCTGGGCATCCAGTGGGCCGGCGCCTATGCCGGCAATGGTCCGGACGGCAACAATCACTGGATAACCGCCGGCGCCAACGCATCCGGAGTCACCGGCGGTTCCCTTAATACCGCTGTCGACCCCCTTGCCGGCAATGTCGTCAACCTGCCGGCCGACCTTACCGCATCCACCCTGCTCGCTGCCGGCAATGGTCTGACCATTGGTTTTGTCGGCCAGAAAATCGGCAGTTATCTGCTTGACGTCCAACTCTCGGCCCTGGAGGCGGCCAATAAGCTGAACATCCTCTCCACCCCCTCGATCACCACCCTGGACAACCAGATGGCGGTGATCGAAAGCGGTAAAACCGTGCCGTTCCAGACCGTGGACAGCACTGGCAACATTAATATCGACTTCAAGGACGCCACCCTGCGGCTGGAGGTCACCCCCCATGTCATTGACCAGGGGCAACTCAAACTGATGATCATCATCAACAAGGATGAGGTGGATTTCACCCAGACCGTGGCCGGCAACCCCACCATCATCAAGAAAACCGCGATGACCAACCTGATCCTGGCCGACGGCGCGACCACGGTGATCGGCGGCCTGAGCAAGGAATCAGACTCCAGGGCCAACTCCGGGATCCCCTATCTCCAGGACCTCCCCGGGGTGGGCAAGCTGTTCAAGAACAATAACAACAGCAGTTCCATGGAAGAGGTGCTGATCTTCATCACCCCGCATATTCTCAAACAGAAAACAGACGCCGCCGCTTACGGCCGCCGTTAA